In one window of Aliidiomarina minuta DNA:
- a CDS encoding type II toxin-antitoxin system HipA family toxin — MNTLDVYMNGIKVGEYTRTQSGANSFTYDKNWLNSKGKRGISLSLPLREAPYNGAEVYNYFDNLLPDSREIRDRIVARYNADSTEPFDILTQIGRDCVGAVQLVPHRSAPPNVKQIQAKPLNDEQVVDILKGYQSKIPLGMLPDENDFRISLAGAQEKTALLYQDGQWCLPLHATPTTHIIKLPIGEIQSHDRVIDMTHSVENEYLCLKIAREFGFQVPDCDIITPHDMKALAVKRFDRKLAADGSWIMRLPQEDFCQVTGTSPAKKYESDKGPAIRQIMKELMGSQNPIADRSEFMRTQVLFWLLGATDGHAKNFSIFIQPGNQYCLTPLYDIISAYPAISKKGLHERDLKLAMSLKGSRGRKYQCMMIRRTHFLATAKEVGFSEDSMNDMLDDMASKTEQVINRVAANLPKDFPAFISEPIFQGMRKFSERLLG, encoded by the coding sequence ATGAACACGCTCGATGTCTATATGAACGGCATAAAGGTTGGTGAGTACACACGCACTCAGAGTGGTGCAAACAGCTTCACCTACGATAAGAACTGGCTGAATTCCAAGGGTAAACGCGGTATTTCGTTATCCTTACCGCTGCGCGAAGCACCGTATAACGGCGCTGAAGTGTATAACTATTTCGACAACCTGCTACCCGACTCACGAGAAATCCGCGACCGAATTGTTGCTCGCTATAACGCCGACTCAACCGAGCCTTTTGATATTTTGACTCAGATTGGCAGAGATTGCGTAGGTGCGGTTCAACTCGTCCCCCATCGCTCAGCTCCGCCCAATGTAAAACAGATCCAGGCGAAACCTTTAAATGATGAGCAAGTTGTGGACATCTTAAAAGGTTATCAATCGAAGATACCGCTTGGGATGTTACCAGACGAGAACGATTTCCGTATTTCATTAGCGGGAGCGCAGGAAAAAACCGCGCTTTTATATCAGGACGGACAATGGTGCCTGCCGCTTCATGCCACACCCACCACTCACATTATAAAGCTGCCTATCGGGGAAATTCAGTCTCATGACCGTGTCATAGATATGACGCACAGTGTCGAGAACGAGTACCTTTGCCTGAAGATTGCCCGGGAGTTTGGCTTTCAGGTGCCAGACTGCGACATCATTACTCCGCATGACATGAAAGCACTCGCTGTAAAGCGCTTTGACAGAAAGCTCGCAGCTGACGGTTCCTGGATCATGCGGTTACCTCAGGAAGACTTCTGCCAGGTGACTGGCACATCGCCAGCGAAAAAATATGAATCGGACAAGGGGCCAGCCATTAGACAAATTATGAAAGAGTTAATGGGTTCCCAGAATCCCATTGCGGACCGAAGCGAGTTCATGCGCACCCAGGTACTATTTTGGCTACTCGGTGCTACCGATGGGCACGCCAAGAATTTCTCAATTTTCATTCAACCAGGCAACCAGTATTGCCTGACCCCGCTGTACGACATTATCTCCGCCTACCCTGCTATCAGCAAAAAAGGACTGCATGAGCGCGATCTAAAACTGGCCATGTCTTTAAAAGGGAGTCGAGGCCGCAAATACCAGTGCATGATGATTCGAAGAACCCATTTCCTGGCCACAGCAAAAGAAGTAGGCTTCAGCGAAGACTCCATGAACGACATGCTCGATGACATGGCTTCAAAAACAGAACAAGTCATCAACCGCGTTGCAGCCAACCTGCCCAAAGACTTTCCGGCATTCATTTCAGAGCCAATATTTCAGGGCATGCGTAAGTTTAGCGAAAGGCTTTTGGGTTAG
- a CDS encoding helix-turn-helix domain-containing protein: MNITRPEQLSTFIKEQRKKAGMTQKQVSQLVGIRVATISDFENKPESCKLETFFKILAALNLQLDVTSRNKDVSHKPDNTKSWNEGW; the protein is encoded by the coding sequence ATGAACATTACCCGACCGGAACAGTTAAGCACCTTCATAAAGGAACAGCGAAAGAAGGCAGGAATGACCCAGAAACAAGTTTCTCAGCTTGTTGGTATTCGTGTTGCGACAATTTCGGATTTCGAAAATAAACCCGAGTCATGCAAACTCGAAACGTTTTTTAAAATTCTTGCTGCGCTAAACTTACAACTCGATGTTACCAGTCGAAACAAGGATGTAAGTCATAAACCCGACAATACTAAGTCATGGAACGAGGGATGGTGA
- a CDS encoding TolC family protein: protein MSIITRTTRFITVFATLALTACASYSPDYESLNQQVLAESAPLPVDADIADLIHYAQQNHPSVLAAEAQLERARANSIAAGAFADPQLNFSQGLNDADYQTLGISQEIPVFGRRAMSIEQARTAERAAQARLAQAKADLAANVVQGFSEYLYVQENQRLQADLIQLLEQFTAVAERSYSAGSVSMPDLLRAQNALDEARSDYQNLDSMLFSQRARLNSALGRDARAEFEGEYSLIQSHHEFAHLPAQPDQLYAQLKAQNPALLATRFEVESMLVAQDIAGTAGQPRLMVGAEYMNTAMASDTVAGMLSVSLPIWRSNYRAQREAADANVKTGIQQLQAAELEVQADLSMAIYQWQESERNRELYGDVLVARAEQAVATTLSNYQNGTAGFTDVITSQREWLSFALAYRRALANQLAAVASIHALIPSVSTPMTQVEVNYEN from the coding sequence ATGTCGATTATTACCCGCACCACCCGTTTTATAACGGTTTTTGCAACCTTAGCGCTAACTGCTTGCGCTAGTTACAGCCCGGATTATGAGTCGCTGAACCAACAGGTTCTCGCGGAGTCTGCGCCGCTGCCTGTGGACGCTGACATTGCTGATTTGATTCATTATGCCCAGCAAAACCATCCGAGCGTATTAGCTGCTGAAGCCCAGTTAGAGAGGGCTCGTGCCAATTCTATCGCGGCGGGCGCTTTTGCTGATCCCCAGTTGAATTTTAGTCAGGGTCTTAACGATGCTGATTATCAAACGTTGGGCATCTCCCAGGAAATTCCTGTTTTTGGTCGCCGGGCGATGAGCATAGAGCAGGCTCGCACAGCTGAACGTGCCGCCCAGGCGCGGTTGGCGCAGGCAAAGGCTGATCTGGCCGCTAATGTGGTACAGGGATTTAGTGAATACCTGTATGTGCAGGAAAACCAGCGCTTGCAAGCTGACTTGATTCAGTTGCTGGAGCAGTTTACCGCTGTTGCAGAGCGGAGTTACTCTGCTGGTTCCGTCAGCATGCCGGATTTATTGCGCGCTCAGAATGCGCTGGATGAAGCACGCAGTGACTATCAGAACCTGGACTCCATGCTTTTCTCGCAACGGGCCCGGCTTAATTCTGCACTGGGTCGCGATGCCCGCGCGGAGTTTGAAGGTGAGTATTCACTGATTCAATCGCATCATGAATTCGCGCACTTACCAGCACAGCCTGATCAACTTTACGCACAGCTGAAAGCGCAAAACCCAGCTTTGCTGGCGACCCGCTTTGAAGTGGAAAGCATGCTGGTGGCGCAGGATATTGCCGGTACTGCTGGTCAGCCAAGGCTGATGGTTGGTGCTGAGTACATGAACACTGCCATGGCCTCGGACACGGTGGCTGGTATGCTGTCCGTTTCTTTGCCTATCTGGCGCTCAAACTACCGCGCTCAGCGGGAAGCGGCTGATGCCAATGTTAAAACGGGCATACAGCAATTGCAGGCGGCTGAACTTGAGGTCCAGGCTGACTTAAGCATGGCTATCTATCAATGGCAGGAATCGGAACGTAACCGTGAGCTCTATGGCGATGTGCTTGTTGCCCGAGCGGAACAAGCGGTCGCGACCACATTAAGTAACTATCAAAATGGAACGGCGGGTTTTACCGACGTTATTACCAGCCAGCGCGAGTGGCTGAGCTTTGCACTGGCATATCGCCGGGCACTGGCTAACCAGCTAGCTGCCGTTGCCAGCATTCATGCACTGATACCTTCCGTCAGTACGCCAATGACCCAAGTCGAGGTTAACTATGAAAACTAA
- a CDS encoding efflux RND transporter periplasmic adaptor subunit, with product MKTKNPVTVIAVIFISIVVGITALGVSFQTPHDDSHDHDHNQETVVSQSAEEGEQQYTCSMHPSFRSTDPNDRCPICGMELVPVASSAAREDDLERIEFTGRSLALLDLQTHVVQRGPATRQLRLIGSLDFDERSLTAISAWTGGRIEHLHVNYTGAYVEAGDPLVELYSPELYVAQQELIQAYAQTQREAPAFLADSNQTTLRAARERLRLLGLSGSQIEAIIESGEASDRVTIHAPSEGLVVNRNVAQGDYVNTGDTVLELADQDRLWAVFELFERDLQYIEVGQELEFKLQSSNEQMQGVVESLGPRIDAERRTREVRVAVNAGEHSLTPGSFVRATVDIDVDDVMTIPASAPLLTGDRAVVYVRVAADSGEFEARNLDIGRRLGDSYEVLSGLEEGDLVVSRGAFRIDSELQLRGRPSMMAPQGGGAVGHDHGNGQGNGAMAEEEATHAEHEELTVPAGESLQLNDLPQHYFAMWDALQSDDLDAWQEAAEQFYEAADGISWPHNMHDVHDELSAGAGHAHHVGSLDQARELFHVHSQGMIALARADYLEVDAYLMFCPMAFDNQGAYWLQPDNRLLNPYFGGSMLRCGDRVETFEANQNSHGGH from the coding sequence ATGAAAACTAAGAATCCAGTCACGGTCATTGCCGTTATTTTTATTTCCATTGTTGTGGGTATTACCGCACTGGGCGTGTCTTTTCAGACTCCGCACGATGACAGTCACGACCACGATCATAACCAGGAGACAGTTGTTAGTCAGTCTGCTGAAGAAGGGGAGCAGCAATATACCTGCTCGATGCACCCAAGTTTCCGTTCCACCGACCCGAATGACCGTTGCCCTATCTGTGGTATGGAACTTGTACCTGTAGCCAGTAGCGCAGCCCGTGAAGATGACCTGGAGCGGATTGAATTTACCGGCCGCAGTCTGGCGCTGCTTGATTTGCAAACTCATGTGGTACAGCGAGGCCCGGCGACAAGGCAACTGCGTTTAATAGGTTCACTTGATTTTGACGAGCGTTCGCTCACGGCAATCAGTGCCTGGACGGGGGGGCGCATTGAGCATCTGCATGTGAACTATACCGGTGCTTATGTTGAAGCTGGAGACCCACTGGTTGAGCTGTATAGCCCTGAGCTGTATGTGGCGCAGCAGGAGTTAATTCAGGCTTATGCGCAGACACAGCGCGAAGCGCCGGCGTTTTTAGCGGATTCAAATCAAACCACGTTGCGTGCAGCGCGGGAACGCTTGCGTTTACTGGGTCTTTCCGGGAGCCAAATTGAAGCCATTATTGAAAGTGGCGAAGCCAGCGATCGGGTCACTATTCATGCGCCGTCTGAAGGCCTGGTGGTAAACCGTAATGTGGCGCAGGGCGATTATGTGAATACTGGCGATACGGTGCTGGAGCTGGCTGACCAGGACAGATTGTGGGCGGTGTTCGAGCTGTTTGAACGTGATCTGCAATATATTGAAGTAGGACAGGAGCTTGAGTTTAAGCTGCAGTCTTCGAATGAACAGATGCAAGGCGTTGTGGAATCCTTAGGCCCACGTATCGATGCAGAGCGTCGTACACGGGAAGTTCGGGTGGCTGTTAACGCTGGCGAACATTCGCTTACTCCTGGTTCATTTGTTCGCGCGACTGTCGATATTGACGTCGATGACGTAATGACGATTCCTGCATCGGCTCCTTTATTGACCGGCGATCGTGCCGTTGTTTATGTGCGGGTGGCCGCAGACAGTGGCGAATTTGAAGCGCGTAATCTAGATATCGGCCGTCGACTGGGGGATAGCTATGAAGTGCTGAGTGGCCTGGAAGAAGGTGATCTTGTCGTAAGTCGTGGTGCATTTCGTATCGACAGCGAACTGCAACTGCGCGGGCGGCCGAGCATGATGGCACCTCAGGGTGGCGGTGCAGTTGGCCATGATCACGGGAATGGTCAAGGAAACGGAGCGATGGCAGAAGAGGAAGCTACGCACGCTGAACATGAAGAACTTACGGTGCCAGCGGGCGAGAGTCTGCAGTTAAATGACCTTCCGCAACATTACTTTGCAATGTGGGACGCGTTGCAGAGCGATGACCTTGATGCCTGGCAGGAAGCCGCAGAGCAGTTTTATGAAGCTGCGGATGGGATTAGCTGGCCACACAACATGCATGACGTACATGACGAGTTAAGCGCCGGCGCCGGTCATGCTCACCATGTGGGCAGTCTCGACCAGGCTCGTGAGTTGTTTCATGTGCACTCGCAAGGAATGATTGCGCTCGCACGAGCTGATTACCTGGAAGTGGATGCCTATCTGATGTTCTGTCCCATGGCCTTTGATAATCAGGGTGCTTATTGGCTACAACCGGATAACCGCCTGCTGAACCCTTATTTTGGGGGCAGTATGCTGCGTTGCGGTGACCGCGTTGAAACCTTTGAAGCGAATCAAAACAGCCACGGAGGTCACTAA